The following coding sequences are from one Mytilus trossulus isolate FHL-02 chromosome 8, PNRI_Mtr1.1.1.hap1, whole genome shotgun sequence window:
- the LOC134681374 gene encoding uncharacterized protein LOC134681374, with protein MATASVCGPCFAENKTLQATKFCSDCEERLCSNCAESHDRFKAFKSHHVIDLSSVGYTIPISVTKSCNIHTELLLDYYCVDHEIICCRACIPNDHRTCQNILPLEFASKNVKTSALYTDIIQEIKHLLAILNKFNDNRQLNLELLAKSKLAITNRISELKVQLLKQIDKIELDLHSKLSSFQLKHETGINKQKIEISQIMENLKSKENEIEVLKDCGSNSQFFIALRKQVSDVQSTADKVQQMISSSQEVGISLNEYKNVRMDFFGSLLENIKPCQVQYKPPKFQQAQIMAEPTHRILGFEKATSLNLKPDATFNFVDVSITEDNKLLLTNYTGLCPKLYFYRECKEYEGEITFTSDPRGVAVIACSDRAVVTLPKEKSVQFINTKQIIKKEKVNVKFECLAVSAGRDNIYVGGNNGTIKTLDTNGTILQSINHGDADIYFLLYDNIHEQFIVRYDNKLSRVKSDGTLVFSKDVSCRAGVTFDRQGNIYFGNHRTNNIQRISPDGKNCEQMLNQDDGIHYPYGMCFNNDFTKLFVVNNNCKSVDVYKCK; from the coding sequence ATGGCTACCGCTAGTGTATGTGGTCCATGTTTTGCAGAAAATAAAACGTTACAAGCCACCAAGTTTTGTTCCGATTGTGAAGAAAGGCTATGTTCAAACTGCGCTGAATCACATGACCGTTTTAAAGCATTCAAATCACATCATGTAATCGATTTGTCGTCTGTTGGTTACACGATTCCAATCTCTGTGACGAAAAGCTGCAACATTCATACTGAATTACTCTTGGATTATTATTGCGTAGACCATGAGATCATTTGCTGTAGAGCATGCATTCCCAATGACCACAGAACATGTCAAAATATTCTACCATTAGAGTTTGCCTCTAAAAATGTGAAAACGTCTGCTCTTTATACCGATATTATACAGGAAATTAAACACCTTCTTGCAATATTGAATAAATTCAACGATAACAGGCAGTTGAACTTAGAATTACTTGCAAAGTCTAAATTAGCAATAACTAATCGGATAAGTGAGTTAAAAGTCCAATTATTgaaacaaatagataaaattgaaCTTGATCTTCACTCCAAACtttcgtcctttcaattaaaacatgaaaCTGGAATCAACAAACAAAAGATAGAAATATCGCAGATAATGGAAAACTTAAAATCAAAGGAAAATGAAATAGAAGTTTTGAAAGATTGTGGCTCAAATAGTCAGTTTTTTATAGCTTTGCGTAAACAAGTATCAGATGTCCAAAGCACAGCAGACAAAGTTCAGCAGATGATTTCCAGTTCACAAGAAGTCGGAATATCtttaaatgaatacaaaaatgtaaggATGGATTTTTTTGGATCATTGTTAGAGAATATTAAACCGTGTCAAGTTCAATACAAACCTCCGAAATTTCAGCAGGCCCAAATTATGGCAGAACCAACCCATCGTATTCTTGGGTTTGAAAAGGCCACTAGTTTAAATCTTAAACCTGATGCCacatttaattttgtagatGTATCAATCACAGAGGATAATAAACTGCTCCTGACTAATTATACCGGACTATGTCCGAAACTCTATTTCTACAGAGAGTGTAAAGAATACGAGGGAGAAATAACATTCACATCTGATCCCAGAGGTGTTGCTGTGATAGCTTGTTCAGATAGAGCGGTTGTTACCCTTCCTAAGGAGAAGTCTGTACAATTTATTAACACAAAACAGATAATAAAGAAGGAAAAAGTAAACGTAAAATTTGAATGTCTTGCTGTAAGTGCTGGACGTGACAACATTTACGTCGGTGGTAATAATGGTACTATCAAAACATTAGATACAAATGGGACAATTCTGCAGTCAATCAACCATGGAGATgcagatatttattttctgctaTACGATAATATTCACGAGCAGTTTATTGTCAGATATGATAACAAACTATCCCGTGTAAAATCAGATGGAACACTAGTATTCAGTAAGGATGTTTCATGTAGAGCAGGAGTTACATTTGATCGTCAGGGCAACATTTACTTCGGAAATCATCGCACCAACAACATACAGAGAATATCACCAGACGGGAAAAACTGTGAACAAATGCTTAACCAGGACGATGGCATACACTATCCATATGGAATGTGTTTTAACAATGACTTTACAAAACTGTTTGTTGTTAATAACAATTGCAAGTCTGTAGACGTGTACAAATGCAAATGA